From the genome of Triticum aestivum cultivar Chinese Spring chromosome 3B, IWGSC CS RefSeq v2.1, whole genome shotgun sequence, one region includes:
- the LOC123065780 gene encoding transcription factor UNE12 isoform X1, which produces MADEWWSGSQRSHGTSACSAAPLMDTGHAATCGWTSPAAESTSSITFQDPHRSSSTITHPPSSDAASSLGDVHMDWTHAFLSGRSDASFQAVLQDDMPASMTTRPLFRPHQPAVDEAVMSNPFRDMSHSFSLLDQVPAASSPYGTAPLQGMFDTTGASHNVSVLGECQSSTSYDGTAGMQLNQAATQMLGGGAQLQYLSGSGSYMPFGGAPLSSQLLLQALQPKTSYSSSSNSLMAKFLLQSAEHACSPPARRSEPDSPAAAKRPRIEAPSPLPTFKVRKEKLGDRITALQQLVSPFGKTDTASVLHEANEYIKFLHDQVASLTYPYLKNVNPLQQFQQKGSENAKDDGGEPKKDLRSRGLCLVPVATTYTVASETVPEFWYPTFGGTFR; this is translated from the exons ATGGCCGACGAGTGGTGGAGTGGTTCACAGAGGAGCCACGGGACGTCGGCGTGCTCGGCCGCGCCACTCATGGACACGGGTCACGCAGCCACATGCGGCTGGACGTCCCCGGCCGCGGAGTCGACGAGCTCAATAACCTTCCAGGACCCCCACAGGAGCAGCAGTACTATCACTCATCCGCCTTCATCCGATGCCGCTTCCTCGCTTGGTGATGTACACATGGACTGGACGCACGCCTTCTT GAGCGGGAGAAGCGACGCTAGCTTCCAAGCCGTGCTTCAAGACGACATGCCTGCGTCAATGACGACGAGGCCATTATTTCGACCTCATCAGCCGGCCGTCGACGAGGCCGTGATGAGCAATCCGTTCAGGGACATGAGCCACAGCTTCAGCTTGCTCGACCAGGTGCCTGCAGCCTCGTCTCCGTACGGCACGGCGCCACTGCAAGGCATGTTCGACACCACCGGGGCGTCGCACAACGTTTCGGTGTTGGGGGAATGCCAGTCATCCACCAGCTACGACGGCACGGCGGGGATGCAGTTAAATCAAGCGGCTACGCAGATGCTAGGCGGTGGCGCCCAACTGCAGTACTTGTCCGGGTCCGGCAGCTACATGCCTTTCGGCGGCGCCCCTCTCTCGTCGCAGCTTCTCTTGCAAGCCCTACAACCCAAGACCAGCTACAGCTCTAGCTCCAATTCCCTCATGGCGAAG TTTCTCCTGCAGTCTGCCGAGCACGCGTGCTCACCACCGGCGAGGAGAAGCGAGCCTGACTCACCTGCCGCGGCGAAAAGGCCACGGATCGAGGCACCATCGCCGTTGCCCACGTTTAAG GTGAGGAAAGAGAAGCTAGGGGACAGAATCACTGCGCTCCAGCAACTAGTCTCGCCTTTTGGAAAG ACCGATACCGCATCGGTTCTTCACGAGGCCAACGAATACATCAAGTTCCTCCATGACCAAGTTGCG TCTCTGACCTACCCGTACTTGAAGAATGTGAACCCGTTGCAGCAGTTCCAGCAGAAG GGTTCCGAGAATGCGAAGGACGACGGTGGCGAGCCGAAGAAGGACCTCCGAAGCCGCGGCCTGTGCCTTGTGCCGGTAGCAACGACGTACACGGTTGCGAGCGAGACGGTGCCGGAATTCTGGTACCCAACATTTGGAGGCACGTTTAGGTAG
- the LOC123065780 gene encoding transcription factor UNE12 isoform X2, whose amino-acid sequence MADEWWSGSQRSHGTSACSAAPLMDTGHAATCGWTSPAAESTSSITFQDPHRSSSTITHPPSSDAASSLGDVHMDWTHAFLSGRSDASFQAVLQDDMPASMTTRPLFRPHQPAVDEAVMSNPFRDMSHSFSLLDQVPAASSPYGTAPLQGMFDTTGASHNVSVLGECQSSTSYDGTAGMQLNQAATQMLGGGAQLQYLSGSGSYMPFGGAPLSSQLLLQALQPKTSYSSSSNSLMAKSAEHACSPPARRSEPDSPAAAKRPRIEAPSPLPTFKVRKEKLGDRITALQQLVSPFGKTDTASVLHEANEYIKFLHDQVASLTYPYLKNVNPLQQFQQKGSENAKDDGGEPKKDLRSRGLCLVPVATTYTVASETVPEFWYPTFGGTFR is encoded by the exons ATGGCCGACGAGTGGTGGAGTGGTTCACAGAGGAGCCACGGGACGTCGGCGTGCTCGGCCGCGCCACTCATGGACACGGGTCACGCAGCCACATGCGGCTGGACGTCCCCGGCCGCGGAGTCGACGAGCTCAATAACCTTCCAGGACCCCCACAGGAGCAGCAGTACTATCACTCATCCGCCTTCATCCGATGCCGCTTCCTCGCTTGGTGATGTACACATGGACTGGACGCACGCCTTCTT GAGCGGGAGAAGCGACGCTAGCTTCCAAGCCGTGCTTCAAGACGACATGCCTGCGTCAATGACGACGAGGCCATTATTTCGACCTCATCAGCCGGCCGTCGACGAGGCCGTGATGAGCAATCCGTTCAGGGACATGAGCCACAGCTTCAGCTTGCTCGACCAGGTGCCTGCAGCCTCGTCTCCGTACGGCACGGCGCCACTGCAAGGCATGTTCGACACCACCGGGGCGTCGCACAACGTTTCGGTGTTGGGGGAATGCCAGTCATCCACCAGCTACGACGGCACGGCGGGGATGCAGTTAAATCAAGCGGCTACGCAGATGCTAGGCGGTGGCGCCCAACTGCAGTACTTGTCCGGGTCCGGCAGCTACATGCCTTTCGGCGGCGCCCCTCTCTCGTCGCAGCTTCTCTTGCAAGCCCTACAACCCAAGACCAGCTACAGCTCTAGCTCCAATTCCCTCATGGCGAAG TCTGCCGAGCACGCGTGCTCACCACCGGCGAGGAGAAGCGAGCCTGACTCACCTGCCGCGGCGAAAAGGCCACGGATCGAGGCACCATCGCCGTTGCCCACGTTTAAG GTGAGGAAAGAGAAGCTAGGGGACAGAATCACTGCGCTCCAGCAACTAGTCTCGCCTTTTGGAAAG ACCGATACCGCATCGGTTCTTCACGAGGCCAACGAATACATCAAGTTCCTCCATGACCAAGTTGCG TCTCTGACCTACCCGTACTTGAAGAATGTGAACCCGTTGCAGCAGTTCCAGCAGAAG GGTTCCGAGAATGCGAAGGACGACGGTGGCGAGCCGAAGAAGGACCTCCGAAGCCGCGGCCTGTGCCTTGTGCCGGTAGCAACGACGTACACGGTTGCGAGCGAGACGGTGCCGGAATTCTGGTACCCAACATTTGGAGGCACGTTTAGGTAG
- the LOC123071028 gene encoding uncharacterized protein, with translation MDMLYASISQSNRQYMSANGPEKSHSVRKKLRKIWWFYVTRQIRGDYPIYNDRIGKTSFWRLISHAAACDVEISGDGCNVLVCAIYFCGKKKMLSVVFNGGCDIR, from the exons ATGGACATGTTGTATGCATCGATCTCCCAATCCAACAGGCAATACATGTCTGCAAACGGTCCTGAAAAAAGTCATTCCGTAAGAAAG AAACTCAGGAAAATATGGTGGTTCTACGTCACTAGGCAAATCAGAGGAGATTACCCAATCTATAATGACAG GATTGGTAAGACAAGCTTCTGGAGATTGATTTCTCATGCAGCCGCTTGTGATGTTGAAATTAGT GGAGATGGATGTAATGTCCTTGTCTGTGCAATTTACTTTTGTGGGAAGAAAAAAATGTTGAG TGTGGTTTTCAATGGTGGATGTGACATCCGATGA